The Hevea brasiliensis isolate MT/VB/25A 57/8 chromosome 9, ASM3005281v1, whole genome shotgun sequence nucleotide sequence gaacattactaattatttgtgtttatggcttctctaattgtcttaagtgtggttctaatccccttaattatccggaccgacaccggtcaccggaacagtgaaatctaccaggctatgcaaacggggtgttacagatGATATCTTGTTTGCTACAAATGATTTGGGCATATTACGTGAGACTAAAGATTTTCTCTCAatgaattttgaaatgaaagatatGGGAGAGGCATCATTTGTGATTAGAATAGAAATATTCCGTAATAGATCACAAGGACTGTTAGGATTGTCTCAGAAAGCCTATATTGATAGAATTCTAGAGagatttaatatgcataaatgttcaatagaaattatttctatacaAAAAGGGGACAAATTCAGTCTCAATCAATGTCCAAAGAATGATGTGGAATGTAAAGAAATTGAATCAACTTCTTATGCTTCGGTTGTGGGCAATTTGAAGTATGCTTAAACCTATACAATTCTTTATCCTGGAATTGATCACTAGAAAGCTGCAAAGAAAGTTTTATGGTACCTGCAATGAACTAAAGTTTTCATGCTCATTTAGAAGTAGTTGGATATTTAGATTCAGATTTTGCTAGATGTGTTGACAATGAAAGTCTATTTTGGCTATTTGCTCCTATTAGCTGAAGGAACAGTATTATagaaaaatgcaaaaaaaaaaaaaaaaaaaaagaagtttgtcATTATTTCATCCATTATGAAAGCAAAATTTATGACATGTTTTCAAGTTATAATTTATGCATTATGGATGTAGAACTTTATCTCATGACTTGGGGTAATCGACACCATTAGCAAGCCACTGAGAATTTATTGTGATAATTCTGCAACAGTATTTTCCTCCAAGAACGACAAATATTCAAAGGGTCTCAAACATATGGAATTAAAGTATTTTGCCGTTAAGAATGAAGTTCAGAAACGAAGAGTGTCTATTGAGCACATTAATTTTGATCTCATGATTGCAGATCCATTGACTAAAGGCTTACTACCTAAGACATTTAAAGAACATGTGCTTATAATGGGTCTTGGTTGTATTAATTAATAATGCATTGGTTTTGATACTCTGAGCTCATTAATGTGTTTCTGATATATATTAaagtattttctatttctcatgATTGTGTACACATAATATTTTGAGTGAATGATAATAGAAAAAGTCTTTTGAGACATTATTGTGGACCATGATATGATAAACATATATCCATTATGTACTTATGATGGTAAGCTGCTAGTATTGTGGTATATGGAAGGAAATATATGATTAAACAATGTACAACTACTATAACCCATATTTAGTAATTTATTATACGAAGGTAATTATGAAGTACATTATAGAAATGATTTGTTTATTTTATGCGCGCCTAATATTAAtgtattaaaatttatatcacTTAATTATTGTGCCAAGTGGGAGAATGTAAGATTTTGTCCGGTAATTAATATTACTATATGGGCCAAAATCAATTCATTTAATGTGACCCAatactttaattaatacaaattcTCGTTATAcaagaattattttaattgaagTAAATCATAATTCTAATTGCATAAGAATACTTGATGGACGTACCATATTAAgtcttggatatatatatatatatatatatatatatatatatatatatatatatatatatatatatatatatatatgagcttGTCCTCTCTCCAACCATAAGGTTACACATATTCTCTTTCATAAAGTTAGAGATATTAGGATCATCTTAAGAAAGTTTTCCATCGCTAAATTCTTTTGTGTAAATCAAGAAGGGTCAAGAGGAAgaaattagtttattaaattaAATGGTCTCTTTTAATTATTAGCATGACTCAATTAAACTCCACATCAGATACGCTTTCTAgatttgtgaaaatttatttatttaatatctaTTATTAAGATGATGATTAAATCTTATATTTATCAttcatattatatttataatgatTATAATCTATTAAGAATTATTTTACCCATGACTGCCAGTCGTCAATCTTTGCGTTTATTTCTACGAGCATAGGATTTTGAGTTTGTGGGCTTATGCCTTTGTGTATTTTGGGGCTAAATTTAAGCCTCAGTAATTCCTTTTCAATCTATGTGATGTTGGACTTGCTGTATTGGATTGGGTCTTTAAACCTTCGAATCCActtatcaataatttttttttaaataatgttaattaaaaattattagtaaaaaagagaaaaaagaaaaaagaagaagcttcCAAGTTCAATCCGTGGTGTCCATTCTCAAATGCGGGTAGAGTATCTACTTGTGTTGGCACTGGCAGCCATTTTCCTTGTTCTAACACAAAAAATTTTCCACCTCAGCCCTAGTCTGAATTCTGAAATTCCATTCCCGCTCCCTACTCTATTCATACCCAAAACCAATCTCCCGCCATTTGCAATTCTCCAAGCCCTTCAACCGTCTCCTCCTCCAATTTCCATTTCCATTTACCTTAAAACCCAATTCCTTCTCTGTTTTTTCCTTGCTCTTCTCCAAATTCCTTGCCAATCTAGGACTTTTAATTACCTCGAATACCTTTTAATTGTTTGTTTATTTTCTTTCCTGGATTCTGTTTCGCCTTTAGATGAAGCTTCTCGAATCTAgggtttcaatttgatttctcttCACAATGAGTGCTGTCAATATCACTAACGTTACTGTACTGGATAATCCGGCGCCGTTTTTGTCCCCTTTTCAGTTCGAGATCTCTTACGAGTGCTTGACTCCTCTCAAAGATGGTACTTTGGCCCTCTATATTGCCATTTATTTGAATTTATAGTTTGTTTTTTTTAAAGAAAGGTTATTCGATTTGTAATGGATTTCACTAGGGTTTGTTTTCTTTCAATCAAAGCTGGCGGTTATTGGGTCTGTTTGGTTGGTGAGAAACATTGGTGTATGGGAAAGCGGGTATTGGTTCATTTACATTTGCGGATAACTCGAtgagaaaaattgaaaatatcTTGAAGAGAAACTAGTTAAAAAATCTACTAAATTTTATGATGGGAAGATCTCTACATACTTGTCTGTTCAGCCCAGGACAAATGAGATCTTCTGGTCTGCGCGCGTGGGAGCAGCTCAAACAAAGAAGAGTCTGGTCTGGTCTGAATTCAGGCCCGGTCCGATCAAGGGCAATGAATCATTACAATTAATCAAGCGAGCaaattgtttttcttgtgttttgagAATAGTTTTTGAATTGTGCCATGTAAATGattttggtcttattccattaagattttgtttaaaaaaaaaatagtaattatAGTTTTGTATGTTATTCTAATGGAGATTAAaaattcagttaaaaaaaaagatGTAGAGTTTGCCTTCTGGTCCTTGTTCATCATCTTACTTATAATCTATCTCTGAACGGTAATAGATTTGTTGTCTGGTTAGGAAGCCTGTTCTTGTGTTCTGTCTTGTGTTTAAGTTGCCACAGGAAATTAGCTGCTGTTCTGACCTTCTAACAGTTCTAGACCCAACGCCTCAGTGCCACTGAGACCTGGCAGGTGTAAGTTAGTTCCCTGACTATAGGTATTATCGCTTAGCAGCTTGTGGCCAAATAAGCAGACATGCCAACCAGAACTTAAGGCAATTTGACTTTCAAGTTAGTATTAGAACAGTAGTTCACTTGTTCCTTTGCTTTAGATGCCAAGTTCCATCGGCAAATTATCATATTTTCGTCAAAATAAGCTTTTGATTGTGAGTGATTATTGCTTATTTCTTTCTTAGATATTCTGCGATCATTTTATCAAACCCCAACTAGATTGGCGTTGAGGCTTAGTAGGGCTGCGATATGCTAACTTTAGGCGGACTTAATCTTCAACTTCAGAAATTTTTTGACTTTGTATTACAGTCTCGTTGCATTCTACTGTGCATTCTTggatcaaaaatttcagtttgagGCTTGCCATCAAGTGATAGTCAGTTAAACAAACAACAGCAAATATGCATGACTCAATTTAACTTTGATCCCAAACTAATAGCCTTTAGGATCCTGTTATGGAGATATAACTAATTTTACAGTCATCAACCTTCTATAAACCTTCTTCCGTTTATCTAGGCATCGGACTAGCTTTGCTAAATCTGACACCAAGTCAATTCCACCACAAACAGAGCTTGAACTGCAGCAAGCGTGATAATGAAGAATCAAAGTGTATACTTGCTCATGCAATGGAAGCAATCGGGTTAGGGAACCTCAAATTTAGGTTTTGAAAGATGTTGACTTGAATTTCTGTAGGATATTATGAGTTACGACTCACATTTGAGCAAACTTTGGTGTACTCAATCTTAAGAAAAGATAGATAAAGAGCATCTAAAACCAATAAGATTGTGTGGATTAGCATACTTACCAGTCTGATATCTCAAGCATGTGTTATGGGTTTGAATCTATTGCATATATTAACTATATTCATTATGTCTTCCAAATGCAGATTTGGAATGGAAACTAATCTATGTGGGGTCAGCTGAGGATGAGACATATGATCAACTTTTGGAGAGTGTTCTTGTTGGGCCCATCAATGTTGGAAACTATCGATTTGTTTTGCAGGCAACTGTTTGCTAAATCCTTGTGTTAATTCTTTTGTTGGACTCTTGTTTATGTTGTGTTTTCAAAGAATGCTGATTTATTCTTCTGGTTGAATGCCTTCCAGGCAGACCCACCTGATCCTTTGAAGATTCGCGAAGAAGATATCATTGGCGTGACAGTGCTTTTGTTGACCTGCTCCTATCTGGGTCAGGAATTTGTTAGAGTTGGTTACTATGTTAACAATGACTATGAAGATGAGCAACTGAGAGAGGAACCTCCATCAAAAGTGTTAATTGATAAGGTTCAAAGAAACATTTTGTCTGACAAACCCAGGGTCACAAAGTTCCCCATCAATTTTTATCCTGAGAACACTGAAGCTGCTGAGGAACTTCCTGCACATGATCAACCTGCAGAAACTGATGGAAATGAAGAACAGTTGCTACCTTCTCCTGATCAATCTTCAGATAAAGAGGGATGATAAATCTAATGACCATTTCACCAACTGATGGCCTAGCAAGTTTCCCTTTCAAGTTCATATCTTGTTAAATCAACACAAGTGATGCCTTTGCCAGATATTTTGATAAATGGCATCTGGGGAGCTACTTATTCAACTTTACAAAATGTTTGGaggaagtggtggtggtggtggtggataGCCTGGGCTCTAACGTGCTACTTTTACTTTCTCTTTTAAGCTCTATCACATTACGTTCTAATTGGATTGTGTGATCATATGAAAAGATACATTTCAAATTCATTATCTTGGTATCTTGATTTCTTAATTTCTTTTAGTGCAGGCTAAAACCATCTATTTAGAAAGCTTAAGCTAATTCTCGTAAGAGAGAGTTTTGCTCACAAGGATCAAACAGCATTATAGAGTTATATTTTTATGGATGCTGGATCTGTTGCGTCAAAAATGATCTCCGCGATGCGGAAAgcataatattatcttgagaattGATAATACGAGTGTTATTGAGCTACTGGTGTCAGCTTGTCTAGTGATGTACTTTGCTTTTTTTTAGCCAGATCATTCATTGATGAGAAAATAAGTTCATAAGCGGCTCAATACAAAGCCCGAGTAACAGGCTTAATAAACAAAAGAAGTTCAAGCCTAAGCCTGCAAGTCCTAACCCTAAGCTAAGCGCTGGGGAGTTAAGCGTTGCTTGCGTGCACGTAGCCAGATCTGCAATGCTACGTCCACTGGACGTTCAGCTCCAACGGCACAAGCGATCATCAGAATTGTAAAAACACGAGAAGCCTTAACCAACAACCATGCAAGGCTCAGAACAGAGGAGGAGGCATACCACCAAAACAACACAATACCTCCCGATGATAAAAAATGGGTTCAACAATAGAAACTCTATAGGAGAAAAAGGGTAGAGAGTCCGCGTTTCAGTTTTGTGTATTCGTTGGTGAAGGGGGTCAACAATTACCATTTTATCGGTATCAAGGCCTCAAGAAGCCCTGTCTCCTTAGTAGTAATAGAGTCACGCAAGTCAAAGCCAACAACACAAAACTCACAGACACCTTGACAAAATCTAAGCACATCAAGAAACTCTTCTCCAATAGGTCAGATCTGCAGGAAAAtccaaataaaaaattatatacattGACCCAACAATTGGGTGGGTGATAGTGATGGCGTGATACCCACTAAACTAGGCTGGGAAGAGAGACATGTCCAGTAGGAGTACGAGCAGCGGAAGTCTCAAGTAGATAGAGATGCTCTAGCTAAAGGCCTGAAGAgaagtaaaaaaatataaaaaatctcTTTCTAAAAATCTAGAGAGAGATTCACCGACCAAATGGATTTAATATGAATTTAATGGATATTTTGCTTTGATCCAATCAAAGCTCATGCTGAACTCGAAATTAgagtataattaattttataatcgatactgaaattctctaaatttgaattatttaactacataatagaTATTCACAAGCCCTTAGAACTCATTCACGTGATGCTgtagatattatttttttataattaataaataaaaattatttgtactaaaaaatttattacattttattgtgtaacaatataaattattgtcataaaaataaaattattatttattaataattattaaatttatttagtctgttcaattgaaataaaattttaattatttattatatttcatATTAGTTATGTGTATATTATTTAGTTTAAGATcaactaatattaataatataatgcttattatttattattattattattataatatgttAGATAAAACATAAtttgataataaaaaataatcaatTGAAATGTCTGTTTGATATTACTGTTGGAAGTGATGTtgagaaaattacttttttaaatataataattagatattattaaaaaataatttaaaattaaatttgataagtttcaATCATAACaacacaaaaataataaaataattttttctaaactGTTTTTTCAACTGTATttaaaatgatacttttatttagaaaaatagtttCAGTCTTTTAAATGCAATGTCAAATAGACACGAAGAGCCTAGTTACTGATAAAAATAATGGTAATATTGAttaaaaatgtaaattattaatttttttaaaaaagcctAATTTTTATACTAATATATTtggtttataaaataatttatattattttaaaatattttttaaagtaatgtttattgaaaaaataaaaaagtgaaatttattttctcATAGAATAAAATGATCTTAAATCAAATTTAAGAAAGATAATATTAATTAATGCAAATTTCATTAAatagttaaataattaaaaaataattaaaatgataataataaaaaaataaaataataaaaaatatattttgaaattcATTTGAGCACATAGGtggtttattaataaaataaacaaataaataaaagcttAAATAGGATTTACACTTTTTTAAttctgaaaatttaattaataaaaaaaatgggAAAATAAGAAACTGTTACAAAGTAAAATGATTAGAACAATGAATTACATTTTACTATAAAATCGTGTCAAAACTAttcaatgaaaataataataattaataatttaaagtaattaaaattaaaataaaaattaaaaaggaaaaattattttaaattataatttatttaaatcaaattatGAAGTACAtaattgttttttt carries:
- the LOC110661176 gene encoding histone chaperone ASF1B, which produces MSAVNITNVTVLDNPAPFLSPFQFEISYECLTPLKDDLEWKLIYVGSAEDETYDQLLESVLVGPINVGNYRFVLQADPPDPLKIREEDIIGVTVLLLTCSYLGQEFVRVGYYVNNDYEDEQLREEPPSKVLIDKVQRNILSDKPRVTKFPINFYPENTEAAEELPAHDQPAETDGNEEQLLPSPDQSSDKEG